From the genome of Kryptolebias marmoratus isolate JLee-2015 linkage group LG19, ASM164957v2, whole genome shotgun sequence, one region includes:
- the mycn gene encoding N-myc protein: MPAIISKNSDLEFDSLQPCFYPDEDDFYFCGPDSAPPGEDIWKKFELLPTPPLSPSRAALPGEPAAASPDADPLGFGLGDPLDWASELLLLPEDDLWGESADVNLFGSVMDTSPDSIIIQDCMWSGFSAREKLERAVTEKLGKAISTGTVAGGRSVKAPEAVSRSSVSECVDPAVVFPFPVNNKKSCSRDACGTPSASTIHGSAVSDSEEEEEDEEDDEDDEEEEEEEEEEEEEEEEEEEIDVVTVEKRRSTISKASPLAAGTSTLSVHPKNQDAKGTVSGSGVVSRFVSRAPQELILKRSSVHQQQHNYAAPSPYASDDDPIPPPKKQKTSEVPRPPARTISSSSSSSSCSSIGSAAGGRSKRSTSGDSSPRGSSDSEDSERRRNHNILERQRRNDLRSSFLTLRDHVPELAHNEKAAKVLILKKATEYVSSLETEEMRLQQEKDRLQARRQQLMRRLEQARTR; this comes from the exons ATGCCGGCGATCATAAGTAAAAACTCCGATTTGGAGTTTGACTCCTTGCAGCCGTGTTTCTATCCGGATGAGGACGATTTCTACTTCTGTGGTCCCGACTCTGCGCCACCGGGGGAGGACATCTGGAAGAAATTCGAGCTGCTACCCACTCCGCCCCTCTCTCCAAGCCGCGCCGCGCTACCGGGAGAGCCGGCCGCTGCCTCCCCGGACGCAGACCCTCTTGGCTTCGGCCTGGGAGACCCTCTGGACTGGGCTTccgagctgctgctcctgcccGAGGACGACCTATGGGGAGAGTCCGCCGACGTAAACCTATTCGGTTCCGTTATGGATACAAGCCCGGACAGCATCATTATACAGGACTGTATGTGGAGCGGCTTCTCCGCCCGGGAGAAGCTGGAGCGAGCGGTGACGGAGAAACTCGGCAAGGCTATTTCGACGGGCACGGTGGCGGGAGGCAGGAGCGTCAAGGCGCCGGAGGCGGTGAGCCGCAGCTCGGTGTCAGAGTGCGTGGACCCCGCGGTGGTGTTTCCCTTCCCGGTGAACAACAAGAAGAGCTGCAGCAGGGACGCATGCGGGACCCCTAGCGCCTCCACCATCCACGGGAGCGCAGTCAGTGACTCAG aagaggaagaggaagatgaagaggatgatgaggatgacgaagaagaagaagaggaggaggaggaggaagaggaagaagaagaagaagaggaagagattGATGTTGTCACAGTAGAAAAGAGGCGCTCCACGATCAGTAAAGCGTCCCCCTTGGCGGCAGGCACCAGCACCCTCTCTGTACATCCGAAGAACCAAGATGCAAAAGGAACTGTCTCAGGGTCTGGAGTGGTGAGTCGGTTTGTCAGCCGTGCTCCTCAGGAGCTCATCTTGAAGAGGAGCTCAgtccaccagcagcagcataaCTACGCAGCCCCCTCGCCATACGCCTCAGACGATGACCCCATCCCGCCTCCAAAGAAACAGAAGACATCAGAAGTGCCACGCCCCCCTGCCAGAACCATctcttcatcatcttcctcctcgtcctgcAGCTCGATCGGCAGCGCAGCGGGGGGCCGCAGCAAGCGCAGCACCAGCGGGGACAGCAGCCCGCGCGGCAGCTCCGACTCCGAGGACAGCGAGCGCAGGCGCAACCACAACATCCTGGAGCGCCAGCGCCGCAACGACCTGCGCTCCAGCTTCCTGACTTTGCGCGACCACGTGCCGGAGCTTGCGCACAACGAGAAGGCGGCGAAGGTGCTGATCCTGAAGAAGGCCACCGAGTACGTGAGTTCGCTGGAGACCGAAGAGATGAGGCTCCAGCAGGAGAAGGATAGGCTCCAGGCTCGCAGGCAACAGCTGATGCGCAGGCTGGAGCAGGCTAGGACTCGCTGA